The following DNA comes from Streptomyces globosus.
CCCTCGTGCGCTCGGGTGCCGCGGACACGGTCTGGCCTCCTGCTGCGGGGGCCCCGGCGGAGCCTTCACCCCGGGCCCCGGGCACCCGGCCCGCGGCGGCGGGGGCCTTCCGCGGCGCGGCCGTGGGGGCCAGGGCGCGGAGGGCCAGGGGGAGGCCGGCGCCCAGGGCGACCAGTTCCGCCACGGCCGCGTCGTCCGGCCGGTCACCGGATCCGGCCCCCGCCCCCGCCCCGGCCCCGGCCGCGGCCCCGGCCCCGGCCGCGGCAGCGGCAGCGGCCGCCCGGACCAGGTCCGCCGCCTCCGCGGCGGGCAGCGGCTGCACCGGCAGCTGATGGACCCATGCAGCGAGCCCCGGCAGCTCCAGCGGCTCCCGCGCCGTGACCAGCACCAGGCTTTCGGACCGCTCCGGCACGAGCGGACGGACCTGCTCCGCGTCCACCGCGTCGTCCAGCACCACGGTCACCGGCAGCCCCTGCAACTGCTGGTGGTACAGCTCTCCGAGCCGCCGCACCTGCTGCTCCGCGGACGAGCCCTCGCGGAAGAGCAGCTGCTCGCGCGGCGCGCCCAGCCGGTTCAGCAGGTGCAGCAGGGCCTCCCGTACCGGCAGCGGTGTCCGCCCGCCGGGCGAGCCGCCGCGCAGGTCCACCACGCACGCGCCGCGGAACTGGTCCCGCAGCGCGTCCGCCGCCCGCAGGGCCAGCGCCGTCCGGCCGACGCCCGGCCCGCCGTGCAGGACGACCACCACCGGCCGGGTCTCCGTACTGGCCCGCGCCGCCTGCACCCACTGCGCGATCCGGGCCAGTTCGGCCCGCCGGCCCGTGAACCCCGCGGCCGGCTCCGGGAGCTGCCCGAAGGACTGCTCCAGCACGCTGCGCCGCCGCGCCTGCGCACTGCGGTCGCCGCCGCGCAGCGGCGGTACCGCGGCCGCCGGCCGCGGTAGCCGGGGCGCGCGGGCCGCGGCCGCCACCGCGCGCTGCTGCTCCAGGAACGGCCGTATCCCGCGCACCTCAAGAGCCGTCAGCCACTTCAGCCGCAGCTGTTCGGGCCCGCCGGGCCGTCCCCGTTCGCCGGCCCGCCGGTTCGCGGCAGGCAGGTGCCCGGCCGTCACCTTCGCGACGGCCGCCGCCGCGCCCGCGACCCCGGTGACGGCCCCGGCGGTCAGCGCCGCCCCGACCGGGAACCCGAGCGACAGGTCCGCGCCGGCCGCGGCGGCCGCCGCCACCGCCGTCACCAGCAGCGCCGTCGAGGTGTTCTGCCGCCGGAAGGCCTCGCCGAGCGACTCCGCCCCGGCGTCCGAGGCGTCCAGCGCCCGTACGTACGCCTCGTACTCCTCGGCGGCGCTCGCCGCGAGGGAGTCCAGCGACTCCAGCCCGCGGGTCAGCAGCGCGGCCCTGTCGAACGGCGCCCCCGCACCGGCTGCCCGCCGGGCCTCTTCGTCCACGGCCCGCTCCAGCAGCCGCTCGGCCTCACCGCGATGGCTGTCCCGCATCGGCATCCCCTCAAGAGAGCTCCGGCAACGTGCCCCAAGTGTGGGACCGCACCCCCCGATGCGCGACACAACTTGAGCGAGATCAGAGCCAGTTGACCCCGCACCCGCCCCCACGGCGCATATATCCACGCCCGGCCCCCGCCGGCGCCCGCCCGCGCCCTACGGCGCCGTCGGCAGCGGCTTGGGCGGGTAGCTGCGCAGGACGAGGGAGGTGGTGACCGCTCCGTGGCGGGCGAGGGAGTCCACGATCTGCTCCAGCCGTTCGGCATGGGAGCAGTGGACGTCGAGCACCAGGCAGTCCTCGCCGGTGACGCGCAGGGTCGAGACGACCTCGGGAATCCGGGCGGCGAGGGCGAGTGCCTGGGCCAGCTGCGCGTGGGTGGTGCGCAGCCGGACGAGGGCGTGGATGTTCAACCCGACCGCGGCGGGGGCGACGACGGCGCGGTAGCCGGTGATGACCCCGTTCTTCTCCAGGCGCTGGATGCGGGCGCCGGCCGCCGGCTGGGACAGCCCGACCCGCCGTCCGACCGCGGCTCCGGTGAGCCGGCCGTCGGCCTGGAGCAGGTCCAGGATGGCCCGGTCGATCGCGTCGAGTGATTCCATCGTTGTCTCCCCCACTTTCCTTGCAACCGCTTGCCCGGCCCGGTCGTCCGCGCCGGCCCGCCGAGAATCGCCCCAGGGCGCCCCTGCGGAGTGCGGGGGCCGCGACGGGAACGGCGGTGGACGATGGTCGCGTACGTCATCATCCCTGGGATCGACGGCTCGGATGAGCGGCACTGGCAGAGCCTGTGGGAGAAGCGGTGGGGGAGCTCGGCGGTCCGGATCGCGCCGGCCTCCTGGAGCTGGCCCGACCTGCCGGACTGGGCCGCCGCGATCCAGGCCGCCCACGAGACCGCCTCCCGGCGTGACGACCGGGTGGCGCTGGTGGCGCACAGCCTCGGCTGCTGGGCGGCCGCGCACTGGCTGGAGCAGGCGCGACCCGGCGCGGTGGCGGCGCTCCTCGTCGCGCCCCCCGACCCGCGGGGGCCGGCGTTCCCCCGCCAGGCCGCACCGACGTTTGCGGGCCTGTCCGCCCGCCCCCTGCCCTGCCCCAGCCTGATGGTGGCAAGCGACGACGACCCCTACTGCGGCCCGAAGGCGTCCGCGTCCTTCGCCCACGGGTGGCGGGCGCGCGCCCACCTCGTCGAAGGCCACGGCCACATCAACTCCGCCGGCGGCCTCGGCGACTGGCCGACGGGCCTGGAGCTCCTCCACGGGCTCGTCGACGGCTGAGCCGATCCAGACGCCGGACGCCCGGTCAGGACATCCAGCCCGCGCGCGACGCCCGACACGGCGGCGGCGCCCCCTTTTACAACAAGTGGTGGCCGCCACCGGCCAGGGCGGGCGGCCCCTGACGGTCTTCCAACTCAACGGCGGTTCGCCCTCCACTCGGTGGACCGGGCGTGGCTTGTGCCGCATTTCAGGAAAGCGCCAGTCTGAGGCCCATCGCTTCCATACCCTTTCCCCCGGCAGCAGGGAGGATTGTCGTGCGCGAGGATCACGCGACGCTGGTCGGGCTGGGGCTCAGCACTGAGGACCTGGAAGCCCTGGGTTTGGATAAGCCCGCCACGGCCGAGCCGTCCGGACTCATGGACGCCTACCTGCGACGAAGCAACAAGAAGGAAGACCTGGCCACGTTGCGTCGGCACGTGCGGGACTTGGTGCGCTGGGCGCAGGCGAACGGACTTCAGATCCGGCATGTCTGGTTCGAACAACTCTCGGCTTCCAAGTCCTACGTACGACGCCGGGAGTTCGAGAAGGCCACCCAAGCGATCGTGGACGGCAAGTCCAAGACGCTCGGCGTGTGGAAGACGGACCGCTTCGACCGGCGCGGTATGGGAGCGGTGGGCCGGATGCTCGACGAGTTCGACCGCCGGCAAGCGCGGCTCGTCTCCGTTTCCGAAGGGCTCGACTCATCACAGGGCGGCCGAATGGTCTTCGCGATCCTGAGTGAGCGTGCCAGGGAGGAGGCGAAGGACATGGCGAAGCGCGTGAAGATCGGCCATGACTCGCGCAAGGCGGAAGGACGAAGGGGGACGGGCAGGCCGCCGTTCGGTCTTTACAGCGCGCCCGGAAGCGGCAAGGTCGAACCCCACCCTGACGAGTACGGGACAGCCCGCAGGCTGGCGGACCTCTTGCTCGACAAGAAGACGACGAAAGACACCGCCCACCAACTCAACGAGGAGGGCTACCGGACGCGAAGCGGTGCCACCTGGTCGCCCACGGCGGTGAGCAAGCTGGCGCAGTCCCCACTCTTCGCGGGCATGGTCCCGGTCCGGCGGCGCAAGACGGACGAGCACGGAAACCCCTTGGACAGTTGGGAGGGGTACGGCGAGCCTCTGCGCAACGAGAAGGGGGAGGTCATCATGTGCGGCAAGGGGGTCGTGACGCCGGGGGAGTGGTTCAAGGTCAAAGCGCTCATCGCGGAGCGGACCGATGAACGGTGGGCGAAGGCGAAGCCGGAAGCGAAGTACCTGGGGACGGGGAGCTACCGATGCGGCCGGATGCGGGACAAGAAGGGCACGGGCGAGCTTGAACCGTGTGGCGGCTCGATGAGCCACCGTGGAGGACGCTACCGGTGCGAGGTCCGGCAGACGCGGGGCAGGTCCGTCTGCGAGGGCGTGGTGACCTTGGCCGACCGCATCGACCATGCGGTCGGCCAGGCTTGGATCCACCACATCACCGCCCTTGAGCCCGGTGACCCGGTGGTGATCGAAATTGCCCGCCGGTGGCTTGCCTTCGCGGACCCCGAAACGCAGGCGAAGAAGGATGAGGCGCAGAAGGCCCTTGAGGCGGCCCAGCGGCGTGTGAAGAAGCTCGAAGACGACTTCTACGTGTACGGGAAGATGGATGAAGAGCGCTTCGAGGAGCTGAGTGACGGGCAGCGCGCCGTTATCGAGTCCACCACGGCAGCCCTTGAAGCGTTGGACGCGGAGGCAGACCTCTCGCCCCTTGCGCAGATCGGCATCCTGAGCGAGGCGTGGGAAGCGTCGGATACGGCGGACAAGCGGATGCTCCTGAAGTGCGCCCTTGGGGAAAAGGGCATCACGGTCAAACCCGCCCGGCGGCAGGGAGACCACACCCCGATCCTGGAGCGGCTCGAGTTCGACTGGCTGTCGAAGAAGGACACGGCCACCGGGAACTGAGTTCGACGCAACGCGGCTGAGTCTTCCGGACCGGCCTTGTCCGTTTTCGGTAGGCGATCTGCTCAGCAGACTCCGAGTGAGGGCGTCCACGCCCGGTGTGCCCGGACCGGCCCCGGTGCAGGTGCGCCTGACGGGCGATCCCGACGGGCGTGCGGGCAGCCTCGGAGGGCCGGTGGATGCCGCCGCTGGGCGCCGGAGCGCCCGCGTCGCGCCGACGGGTGCCCCACGGACCCGGAGGCGGGCGCCCGTCGTGCGTGCCCCGCGGGGCGTACTTCGGGCTTCCCCTGTTCGTCTGCGACGGGCAGTGGCGGCAGAGCGGTGCGGCACCTCGTCAGCGGGTCCGGCCGCGCGGGCACTGAGCAGGCGCCCTGCTGCCCCGTTCGTGCGCTGCCCCTGCTGTGGCGCATGGGCGGGGCGGAGGCGGGTGCGCAAGGATGGGGGCATGCCGAACCGACTTGCGCAGGCCACGTCCCCGTATCTCCTCCAGCATGCGGACAACCCCGTCGACTGGTGGCCGTGGGAGGTCGGCGCGTTCGAAGAAGCCCGGAGGCGCGATGTCCCCGTGTTCCTGAGCGTCGGGTACAGCGCGTGCCACTGGTGCCATGTGATGGCGCATGAGTCTTTCGAGGACGACGACACTGCCGCGTACCTGAACGAGCACTTCGTGTCCGTCAAGGTGGACCGTGAAGAGCGGCCGGACGTGGACGCCGTCTACATGGAGGCGGTGCAGGCCTCGACGGGGCAGGGTGGCTGGCCCATGTCCGTGTTCATGACGCCGGACGGGGAGCCGTTCTACTTCGGAACGTACTTCCCGCCGGAGCCCCGCCATGGGATGCCGTCCTTGCGGCAGGTACTCGAAGGTGTCCACAACGCATGGACGAGCCGACGCGACGAGGTGGGCGAAGTCGCCGCGAAGATCACCAAGGATCTTGCCGGGCGGGAGCTGAGTATCGAGTCCGCAGGGTTGCCCACCGACGAGACCCAGGCCCTCTCGCTCCGCCAACTGACCCGGGACATCGACACGGCGAGCGGCTGGTTCAAGGGAGACACCAAGTTCCCGCCGTCGATGGTGGTCGAGTTCCTGTTGCGCCACCACACGCGTGCCGGTTCCGTGGCGGCGCTGGAGATGGCAGAGGGGCTCTGCGGCGCGATGGCTCGTTCGAGCCTGTACGACCAGGTGGGGGGCGGCTTCCACCGGTACGTACTCACACCGAGGAGCGGTGGACCTTTGGTTCCGCACTTCGAGAAGATGCTCTACGACAACGCGCTGCTGTGCCGTGTCTACGCGCACCTGTGGCGGGCCACCGGGTCGGATCTGGCCCGGCGCGTGGCGCTGGAGACCGCCGACTTCATGGTGCGGGAGCTGCGCACCCCCGAGGGCGGTTTCGCCTCCGCGCTCGACGCCGACAGTGAGGACCCGCGGACCGGGAAGCCCGCGGAGGGCGCGTACTACGCGTGGACGCCCGCCCAGCTGGAGGAGGTGCTCGGCGCGGAGGACGGGGCGCTGGCCGCCGCCTGCTTCGGGGTGACGCAGGAGGGGACCTTCGAGCACGGCGCCTCGGTGCTCCGGCTCCCGCAGGACGGGCCGGTCGTCGACGCCGGGCGCATCGCCGGGATCAGGCAGCGGCTGCTCGCGGCGCGCGCGGCACGGCCCGCGCCGGGCCGGGACGACAAGGTCGTCGCCGCGTGGAACGGCCTGGCGGTCGCCGCGCTCGCCGAGTGCGGGGCGTACTTCGACCGGCCGGACCTGGTCGAGCGGGCCACGGAGGCCGCCGACCTGCTCGTACGGGTCCACTTCCGGGCGGAGGACGGGCGCGCCCCGCGCCTGGCCCGCACCAGCAAGGACGGGCAGGTCGGGGCGAACGCCGGGGTGCTGGAGGACTACGGGGACGTCGCCGAGGGGTTCCTGGCGCTGGCCGCGGTGACCGGGGAGGGCGTCTGGCTGGAGTTCGCCGGGTTCCTCCTGGACCTGGTGCTGGACCGGTTCACCGCCGGGGACGGCTCCCTGTACGACACCGCGCACGATGCGGAGCGGCTGATCCGCCGGCCGCAGGACCCGACCGACACCGCCGCGCCCTCCGGGTGGACGGCCGCGGCCGGCGCGCTGCTCTCGTACGCCGCGCACACCGGCTCGGAGGCGCACCGCACGGCGGCCGAGCGGGCGCTCGGGGTGGTGCGGGCGCTCGGCCCGCGCGCCCCGCGCTTCATCGGGCACGGCCTGGCGGTCGCGGAGGCGCTGCTGGACGGGCCGCGCGAGGTGGCCGTGGTCGGCCGGGCGGACGATCCGGCGCGCGCGGAGCTGCACCGGGCGGCGCTCCTGGCGACGGCCCCCGGGGCGGTCGTGGCGGTCGGCGAGCCGGCGGCGGACGGCGGACCGGGCGCGGCCGACGGCGAGTTCCCGCTGCTGGCCGGGCGGACGCCCGTCGAGGGCAGGGCGGCGGCGTACGTGTGCCGGCACTTCGTGTGCGCGCGGCCCACGGCGGACCCGGCCGAACTCGCCGCACAGCTCGGCGGGCCGGCGGGCTCCTGACCCGCCGGCGCCCCGCCCGTCCGGCGCCCCGCCCGTCAGTGCCGGTAGGCCGCCAGCGAGATGCCGACGTAGTGCGCGACGAACGCGGCCAGCGTCAGCGAGTGGAACACCTCGTGGAAGCCGAAGAAGCGCGGTGAGGGGTTGGGCCGCTTGATCCCGTAGATGACCCCTCCCGCGCTGTAGAGCAGCCCGCCGGCCACCACGAGGACGAGGACGGCTATGCCGCCGGCGCGCAGGAAGTCGGGCAGGAAGAAGACGGCCGCCCAGCCCATCGCGATGTAGCAGGGGGTGTA
Coding sequences within:
- a CDS encoding RBBP9/YdeN family alpha/beta hydrolase; this translates as MVAYVIIPGIDGSDERHWQSLWEKRWGSSAVRIAPASWSWPDLPDWAAAIQAAHETASRRDDRVALVAHSLGCWAAAHWLEQARPGAVAALLVAPPDPRGPAFPRQAAPTFAGLSARPLPCPSLMVASDDDPYCGPKASASFAHGWRARAHLVEGHGHINSAGGLGDWPTGLELLHGLVDG
- a CDS encoding Lrp/AsnC family transcriptional regulator yields the protein MESLDAIDRAILDLLQADGRLTGAAVGRRVGLSQPAAGARIQRLEKNGVITGYRAVVAPAAVGLNIHALVRLRTTHAQLAQALALAARIPEVVSTLRVTGEDCLVLDVHCSHAERLEQIVDSLARHGAVTTSLVLRSYPPKPLPTAP
- a CDS encoding recombinase family protein: MREDHATLVGLGLSTEDLEALGLDKPATAEPSGLMDAYLRRSNKKEDLATLRRHVRDLVRWAQANGLQIRHVWFEQLSASKSYVRRREFEKATQAIVDGKSKTLGVWKTDRFDRRGMGAVGRMLDEFDRRQARLVSVSEGLDSSQGGRMVFAILSERAREEAKDMAKRVKIGHDSRKAEGRRGTGRPPFGLYSAPGSGKVEPHPDEYGTARRLADLLLDKKTTKDTAHQLNEEGYRTRSGATWSPTAVSKLAQSPLFAGMVPVRRRKTDEHGNPLDSWEGYGEPLRNEKGEVIMCGKGVVTPGEWFKVKALIAERTDERWAKAKPEAKYLGTGSYRCGRMRDKKGTGELEPCGGSMSHRGGRYRCEVRQTRGRSVCEGVVTLADRIDHAVGQAWIHHITALEPGDPVVIEIARRWLAFADPETQAKKDEAQKALEAAQRRVKKLEDDFYVYGKMDEERFEELSDGQRAVIESTTAALEALDAEADLSPLAQIGILSEAWEASDTADKRMLLKCALGEKGITVKPARRQGDHTPILERLEFDWLSKKDTATGN
- a CDS encoding thioredoxin domain-containing protein — encoded protein: MPNRLAQATSPYLLQHADNPVDWWPWEVGAFEEARRRDVPVFLSVGYSACHWCHVMAHESFEDDDTAAYLNEHFVSVKVDREERPDVDAVYMEAVQASTGQGGWPMSVFMTPDGEPFYFGTYFPPEPRHGMPSLRQVLEGVHNAWTSRRDEVGEVAAKITKDLAGRELSIESAGLPTDETQALSLRQLTRDIDTASGWFKGDTKFPPSMVVEFLLRHHTRAGSVAALEMAEGLCGAMARSSLYDQVGGGFHRYVLTPRSGGPLVPHFEKMLYDNALLCRVYAHLWRATGSDLARRVALETADFMVRELRTPEGGFASALDADSEDPRTGKPAEGAYYAWTPAQLEEVLGAEDGALAAACFGVTQEGTFEHGASVLRLPQDGPVVDAGRIAGIRQRLLAARAARPAPGRDDKVVAAWNGLAVAALAECGAYFDRPDLVERATEAADLLVRVHFRAEDGRAPRLARTSKDGQVGANAGVLEDYGDVAEGFLALAAVTGEGVWLEFAGFLLDLVLDRFTAGDGSLYDTAHDAERLIRRPQDPTDTAAPSGWTAAAGALLSYAAHTGSEAHRTAAERALGVVRALGPRAPRFIGHGLAVAEALLDGPREVAVVGRADDPARAELHRAALLATAPGAVVAVGEPAADGGPGAADGEFPLLAGRTPVEGRAAAYVCRHFVCARPTADPAELAAQLGGPAGS